Proteins encoded by one window of Salvia splendens isolate huo1 chromosome 7, SspV2, whole genome shotgun sequence:
- the LOC121810980 gene encoding putative late blight resistance protein homolog R1A-10 isoform X1, which produces MAYVAVLSLKHTAYDLLTNSARLSLVPSTQQILSQVCNYTALLQELLRRSNNTKRLDGFEEPIRDAAYRFQDTLEFSELESYGDEPRVDFETVITQGYVLFYVSTRHFMVELNSPVSDEEEEEADDNINGSFASTDLDDGVDQIVGHHTEFSKLRDHMLKRLRPDDMCFFSLVAESGTGRSIIANTVLEDEDQRFDCKAWVTIGAHFQQLEIVRLILYQLDNDFSEEDGDDEDERIRNYLYKALEGRRYLIVLDDMCSVEVLEYLKGSFPDQSNGSLVLLTTNKKEMIGSLQPYLGTNVIVRVGDYQYWGWWYLRQAVFGDNYRFLHPEVLEAIKKISENCGGLRLALAKTLLFLVKKDITTVEWSNIAADEEHPIFKVEDEVSEMHKIKTEMESYNWNMDNPRECLVVTLISRWMDLSVDVALIKKAINPKRYFSKMEIISLWGMAGIGKTTYAKKIIQDEEIFSNFDHSVWITLGPKYEARDILIDILVQIYPSEDKIQMKEDDEIVTNLCKELSSKRILIVIDDLWSKEPLHHLQALFPNIKGKALVTTRLREVTQWGEDDIVYKIRLLDKEESWCLLRQKVFPEGVCPPELEKAGRKIAEECDGLPLLILKVADQLLQEDKDPKFWDLVASGKETSVFAKAHDEISEALLPSYKRLPQHLKACFLYMGVFRKCCDMNIFKVNDKLMAEDFLEHIVFECLFDLESESVLLIHWNTLGSLIKSCRLHSVFWHLCNSEAAKNGFFHAINSYDDCFMENMESQRRLCIRNSTLLGFRDVHTSMESVASARSFLCVSPPHQYPVPVSFGLRLLRVLDALAIRKYQFPVEVVELLQLRYLALTCYGSLPTSISKLWKLQFLIVNRYMSTNTSSLLPVEIWDMKELRHLQIMGGHIPNPNCGASLPMLTTLWDVSARSCTREVLEMIPNLKRLGIRIELAPDGEGDSSFTYLNNISHISGLKSLKCVVVNPQFGSKTVHPPPPMFPSSLTKLTLSGFGYPWKYMSIIGKLPVEVLKLKSYAFRGPVWEINEFYFKNLKYLLIEDTDLVYWKLKVPSFTQFECLSIRHCYKLKELPIVLNLNNKVEIIDCSPFTVNWAEQMRLKVLPFQLTTQLSWIGPKVNVAAALEE; this is translated from the exons ATGGCTTATGTGGCTGTGCTTTCTCTCAAGCACACAGCATACGATCTCCTCACCAATTCTGCTCGCCTTTCCCTCGTCCCCTCTACTCAACAAATCTTATCTCAAGTATGCAACTACACTGCTTTATTACAAGAGCTTCTTCGAAGATCCAACAACACCAAGAGGCTGGATGGTTTCGAGGAGCCAATAAGAGATGCTGCGTATCGATTCCAAGACACTCTCGAGTTCTCAGAACTCGAGAGCTATGGGGACGAGCCGCGTGTAGACTTCGAGACCGTGATCACACAAGGGTATGTCTTGTTTTACGTAAGCACGCGACATTTCATGGTAGAACTAAATAGCCCAGTTtcagatgaagaagaagaagaagcggACGACAACATTAATGGCTCGTTTGCTAGTACCG ATCTAGACGATGGTGTGGATCAGATCGTCGGTCACCACACTGAGTTTTCCAAACTCCGGGATCACATGCTTAAAAGACTAAGGCCGGATGACATGTGCTTCTTCTCCCTCGTCGCAGAGTCTGGCACCGGGAGATCTATTATAGCCAACACCGTGTTGGAAGACGAAGACCAACGCTTCGACTGCAAGGCGTGGGTGACTATAGGTGCCCATTTTCAGCAATTGGAAATCGTAAGACTCATCCTTTACCAACTAGACAATGATTTTTCCGAAGAAGATGGTGATGACGAAGATGAGAGAATACGCAACTACTTGTACAAGGCTTTGGAGGGGCGTAGGTATTTGATTGTGTTGGATGATATGTGCAGTGTAGAGGTGTTGGAATACTTGAAAGGGTCATTCCCAGATCAGAGCAATGGGAGCTTGGTGTTGCTCACTACCaataaaaaggaaatgattGGGTCATTACAACCTTATTTAGGTACTAATGTAATAGTGAGAGTTGGGGACTATCAATATTGGGGGTGGTGGTATTTAAGACAAGCGGTTTTTGGTGATAATTACCGATTCTTACATCCTGAAGTGTTGGAAGCTATAAAGAAGATTAGTGAGAATTGTGGGGGTCTTCGTTTGGCTCTTGCTAAGACTTTGCTATTTCTGGTAAAAAAAGACATCACAACAGTGGAGTGGAGCAACATAGCTGCAGATGAAGAACATCCTATTTTCAAGGTGGAGGATGAAGTTTCAGAG ATGCATAAAATCAAAACTGAAATGGAGTCCTACAATTGGAATATGGATAACCCAAGAGAATGTCTTGTCGTAACATTGATTTCACGATGGATGGATCTTTCTGTTGACGTGGCACTAATCAAGAAGGCGATTAATCCAAAAAGgtatttttctaaaatggaaatcaTATCACTTTGGGGGATGGCAGGCATTGGCAAAACTACTTATGCCAAAAAAATTATCCAAGATGAGGAAATATTTTCCAATTTTGATCATAGTGTTTGGATCACTCTAGGACCAAAATATGAAGCACGAGATATCTTAATAGATATTTTAGTACAAATATATCCTAGTGAAGATAAAATACAAATGAAAGAAGATGATGAGATAGTCACAAACTTATGTAAAGAATTATCTAGTAAGAGAATCTTGATTGTGATAGATGATTTATGGAGCAAAGAGCCCTTGCATCATTTGCAAGCATTATTCCCTAACATCAAAGGCAAAGCTTTGGTGACAACTAGGTTGAGAGAAGTAACTCAATGGGGAGAAGATGATATTGTTTATAAAATTCGGTTACTAGATAAAGAAGAGAGTTGGTGTCTTCTTCGTCAAAAGGTGTTTCCCGAGGGAGTGTGCCCGCCTGAGTTAGAGAAAGCCGGGCGAAAAATTGCAGAGGAATGTGATGGTCTTCCACTCCTAATCCTCAAAGTGGCCGATCAATTACTCCAAGAGGATAAGGATCCGAAGTTCTGGGACCTTGTAGCCTCGGGGAAAGAAACTTCTGTGTTTGCGAAAGCACATGATGAAATATCCGAGGCATTACTTCCGAGTTACAAGAGATTGCCACAACATCTAAAAGCATGCTTTCTCTACATGGGAGTTTTTCGTAAATGTTGTGACATGAACATATTCAAGGTCAATGATAAGTTGATGGCTGAGGATTTTCTCGAACATATTGTTTTCGAATGTTTATTTGACCTTGAGAGTGAGAGTGTCCTTTTGATCCATTGGAACACCCTCGGTTCCCTCATAAAGAGTTGTCGCCTCCATTCTGTGTTTTGGCATCTATGCAACAGTGAAGCCGCGAAGAATGGCTTTTTTCATGCGATCAATAGCTATGACGATTgtttcatggagaacatggagAGTCAACGCAGGTTATGCATTCGCAATAGTACTTTGTTGGGCTTCAGAGATGTACACACCTCAATGGAGTCCGTTGCAAGTGCGCGTTCTTTTTTATGTGTGAGTCCACCTCATCAATATCCGGTCCCCGTAAGTTTTGGCTTGAGGTTGCTTAGGGTTTTGGATGCCCTAGCAATCCGCAAATACCAGTTCCCAGTTGAAGTAGTGGAACTACTTCAACTGAGATACCTTGCCTTGACTTGTTACGGCAGTCTACCTACATCAATATCCAAGCTTTGGAAGCTTCAGTTCTTGATTGTGAATCGGTACATGAGCACCAACACATCTTCGCTTTTGCCAGTGGAAATTTGGGACATGAAGGAATTGAGGCATCTTCAAATCATGGGTGGGCACATACCTAACCCGAATTGTGGTGCTTCTTTGCCAATGCTCACAACACTTTGGGATGTGAGTGCTCGGAGCTGCACACGAGAGGTTCTTGAAATGATTCCGAATCTGAAAAGGTTAGGGATACGAATTGAGCTAGCCCCCGATGGTGAAGGCGATTCTTCCTTCACTTACTTGAATAACATTTCTCACATTTCCGGACTAAAGTCACTTAAATGTGTCGTTGTAAATCCTCAATTCGGATCGAAGACGGTTCATCCACCTCCACCAATGTTCCCATCAAGCCTTACAAAGTTAACCTTGAGCGGTTTTGGATATCCTTGGAAATACATGAGTATCATTGGTAAATTGCCAGTTGAAGTGCTCAAATTGAAAAGTTATGCATTTCGAGGCCCAGTATGGGAgattaatgaattttatttcaaGAACCTCAAATATCTTCTAATTGAAGATACAGATTTGGTGTATTGGAAACTCAAAGTTCCTAGTTTTACGCAATTTGAGTGTCTTAGCATTAGACATTGCTACAAACTGAAAGAGCTCCCTATTGTCttaaatttgaataataaaGTGGAGATAATAGATTGCAGCCCTTTCACTGTGAATTGGGCAGAGCAGATGAGGCTAAAAGTATTGCCATTCCAGTTGACAACCCAACTTTCTTGGATTGGTCCAAAAG TTAATGTTGCAGCTGCTCTGGAAGAATGA
- the LOC121810980 gene encoding putative late blight resistance protein homolog R1A-10 isoform X2, whose protein sequence is MLKRLRPDDMCFFSLVAESGTGRSIIANTVLEDEDQRFDCKAWVTIGAHFQQLEIVRLILYQLDNDFSEEDGDDEDERIRNYLYKALEGRRYLIVLDDMCSVEVLEYLKGSFPDQSNGSLVLLTTNKKEMIGSLQPYLGTNVIVRVGDYQYWGWWYLRQAVFGDNYRFLHPEVLEAIKKISENCGGLRLALAKTLLFLVKKDITTVEWSNIAADEEHPIFKVEDEVSEMHKIKTEMESYNWNMDNPRECLVVTLISRWMDLSVDVALIKKAINPKRYFSKMEIISLWGMAGIGKTTYAKKIIQDEEIFSNFDHSVWITLGPKYEARDILIDILVQIYPSEDKIQMKEDDEIVTNLCKELSSKRILIVIDDLWSKEPLHHLQALFPNIKGKALVTTRLREVTQWGEDDIVYKIRLLDKEESWCLLRQKVFPEGVCPPELEKAGRKIAEECDGLPLLILKVADQLLQEDKDPKFWDLVASGKETSVFAKAHDEISEALLPSYKRLPQHLKACFLYMGVFRKCCDMNIFKVNDKLMAEDFLEHIVFECLFDLESESVLLIHWNTLGSLIKSCRLHSVFWHLCNSEAAKNGFFHAINSYDDCFMENMESQRRLCIRNSTLLGFRDVHTSMESVASARSFLCVSPPHQYPVPVSFGLRLLRVLDALAIRKYQFPVEVVELLQLRYLALTCYGSLPTSISKLWKLQFLIVNRYMSTNTSSLLPVEIWDMKELRHLQIMGGHIPNPNCGASLPMLTTLWDVSARSCTREVLEMIPNLKRLGIRIELAPDGEGDSSFTYLNNISHISGLKSLKCVVVNPQFGSKTVHPPPPMFPSSLTKLTLSGFGYPWKYMSIIGKLPVEVLKLKSYAFRGPVWEINEFYFKNLKYLLIEDTDLVYWKLKVPSFTQFECLSIRHCYKLKELPIVLNLNNKVEIIDCSPFTVNWAEQMRLKVLPFQLTTQLSWIGPKVNVAAALEE, encoded by the exons ATGCTTAAAAGACTAAGGCCGGATGACATGTGCTTCTTCTCCCTCGTCGCAGAGTCTGGCACCGGGAGATCTATTATAGCCAACACCGTGTTGGAAGACGAAGACCAACGCTTCGACTGCAAGGCGTGGGTGACTATAGGTGCCCATTTTCAGCAATTGGAAATCGTAAGACTCATCCTTTACCAACTAGACAATGATTTTTCCGAAGAAGATGGTGATGACGAAGATGAGAGAATACGCAACTACTTGTACAAGGCTTTGGAGGGGCGTAGGTATTTGATTGTGTTGGATGATATGTGCAGTGTAGAGGTGTTGGAATACTTGAAAGGGTCATTCCCAGATCAGAGCAATGGGAGCTTGGTGTTGCTCACTACCaataaaaaggaaatgattGGGTCATTACAACCTTATTTAGGTACTAATGTAATAGTGAGAGTTGGGGACTATCAATATTGGGGGTGGTGGTATTTAAGACAAGCGGTTTTTGGTGATAATTACCGATTCTTACATCCTGAAGTGTTGGAAGCTATAAAGAAGATTAGTGAGAATTGTGGGGGTCTTCGTTTGGCTCTTGCTAAGACTTTGCTATTTCTGGTAAAAAAAGACATCACAACAGTGGAGTGGAGCAACATAGCTGCAGATGAAGAACATCCTATTTTCAAGGTGGAGGATGAAGTTTCAGAG ATGCATAAAATCAAAACTGAAATGGAGTCCTACAATTGGAATATGGATAACCCAAGAGAATGTCTTGTCGTAACATTGATTTCACGATGGATGGATCTTTCTGTTGACGTGGCACTAATCAAGAAGGCGATTAATCCAAAAAGgtatttttctaaaatggaaatcaTATCACTTTGGGGGATGGCAGGCATTGGCAAAACTACTTATGCCAAAAAAATTATCCAAGATGAGGAAATATTTTCCAATTTTGATCATAGTGTTTGGATCACTCTAGGACCAAAATATGAAGCACGAGATATCTTAATAGATATTTTAGTACAAATATATCCTAGTGAAGATAAAATACAAATGAAAGAAGATGATGAGATAGTCACAAACTTATGTAAAGAATTATCTAGTAAGAGAATCTTGATTGTGATAGATGATTTATGGAGCAAAGAGCCCTTGCATCATTTGCAAGCATTATTCCCTAACATCAAAGGCAAAGCTTTGGTGACAACTAGGTTGAGAGAAGTAACTCAATGGGGAGAAGATGATATTGTTTATAAAATTCGGTTACTAGATAAAGAAGAGAGTTGGTGTCTTCTTCGTCAAAAGGTGTTTCCCGAGGGAGTGTGCCCGCCTGAGTTAGAGAAAGCCGGGCGAAAAATTGCAGAGGAATGTGATGGTCTTCCACTCCTAATCCTCAAAGTGGCCGATCAATTACTCCAAGAGGATAAGGATCCGAAGTTCTGGGACCTTGTAGCCTCGGGGAAAGAAACTTCTGTGTTTGCGAAAGCACATGATGAAATATCCGAGGCATTACTTCCGAGTTACAAGAGATTGCCACAACATCTAAAAGCATGCTTTCTCTACATGGGAGTTTTTCGTAAATGTTGTGACATGAACATATTCAAGGTCAATGATAAGTTGATGGCTGAGGATTTTCTCGAACATATTGTTTTCGAATGTTTATTTGACCTTGAGAGTGAGAGTGTCCTTTTGATCCATTGGAACACCCTCGGTTCCCTCATAAAGAGTTGTCGCCTCCATTCTGTGTTTTGGCATCTATGCAACAGTGAAGCCGCGAAGAATGGCTTTTTTCATGCGATCAATAGCTATGACGATTgtttcatggagaacatggagAGTCAACGCAGGTTATGCATTCGCAATAGTACTTTGTTGGGCTTCAGAGATGTACACACCTCAATGGAGTCCGTTGCAAGTGCGCGTTCTTTTTTATGTGTGAGTCCACCTCATCAATATCCGGTCCCCGTAAGTTTTGGCTTGAGGTTGCTTAGGGTTTTGGATGCCCTAGCAATCCGCAAATACCAGTTCCCAGTTGAAGTAGTGGAACTACTTCAACTGAGATACCTTGCCTTGACTTGTTACGGCAGTCTACCTACATCAATATCCAAGCTTTGGAAGCTTCAGTTCTTGATTGTGAATCGGTACATGAGCACCAACACATCTTCGCTTTTGCCAGTGGAAATTTGGGACATGAAGGAATTGAGGCATCTTCAAATCATGGGTGGGCACATACCTAACCCGAATTGTGGTGCTTCTTTGCCAATGCTCACAACACTTTGGGATGTGAGTGCTCGGAGCTGCACACGAGAGGTTCTTGAAATGATTCCGAATCTGAAAAGGTTAGGGATACGAATTGAGCTAGCCCCCGATGGTGAAGGCGATTCTTCCTTCACTTACTTGAATAACATTTCTCACATTTCCGGACTAAAGTCACTTAAATGTGTCGTTGTAAATCCTCAATTCGGATCGAAGACGGTTCATCCACCTCCACCAATGTTCCCATCAAGCCTTACAAAGTTAACCTTGAGCGGTTTTGGATATCCTTGGAAATACATGAGTATCATTGGTAAATTGCCAGTTGAAGTGCTCAAATTGAAAAGTTATGCATTTCGAGGCCCAGTATGGGAgattaatgaattttatttcaaGAACCTCAAATATCTTCTAATTGAAGATACAGATTTGGTGTATTGGAAACTCAAAGTTCCTAGTTTTACGCAATTTGAGTGTCTTAGCATTAGACATTGCTACAAACTGAAAGAGCTCCCTATTGTCttaaatttgaataataaaGTGGAGATAATAGATTGCAGCCCTTTCACTGTGAATTGGGCAGAGCAGATGAGGCTAAAAGTATTGCCATTCCAGTTGACAACCCAACTTTCTTGGATTGGTCCAAAAG TTAATGTTGCAGCTGCTCTGGAAGAATGA